One segment of Methanobrevibacter sp. DNA contains the following:
- a CDS encoding ornithine cyclodeaminase — MIKIFDFETCKRIGTKLPAESFYEWVDFALKNKAKFVMPAKTRIGQDNGDYYACMPCMYEEENLVCNKMIGRHGLKPGEKRTVMMSDLLLYEADTGILKAVMDVEYITTLRTGAAAAHSAIMYAKKDFKTVGLFGLGNIMFACIEVLMSQITDREITLKLYKYHNHEERFMEHFSKYPNVKFELCDTYEETVRDSDLIISAVTRATEDFAADECYKEGVTIIPIMTLGFQNCDLFFDKVFTDEIEQIRGFKYFNEFKSIANNTDVLLGEAEGRTNDKERILVYNYGLAIHDLYFAAQFYKNSLDEEKEIEYEYCKEKFFM; from the coding sequence ATGATTAAAATATTTGATTTTGAAACTTGTAAAAGGATTGGTACTAAATTGCCTGCAGAAAGCTTTTATGAATGGGTTGATTTCGCATTAAAAAACAAAGCAAAGTTTGTTATGCCTGCTAAAACCCGTATTGGTCAAGATAATGGTGACTACTATGCATGCATGCCATGCATGTATGAGGAAGAAAACCTTGTATGCAATAAAATGATTGGCCGTCATGGCTTGAAACCTGGAGAGAAACGTACTGTAATGATGAGTGATCTGTTATTGTATGAAGCAGATACCGGTATTTTAAAAGCTGTTATGGACGTTGAATACATTACAACATTAAGAACAGGAGCTGCAGCTGCTCATTCAGCAATCATGTATGCAAAAAAAGATTTTAAAACAGTAGGCCTGTTCGGATTGGGAAACATCATGTTTGCATGCATAGAAGTTTTGATGTCACAGATTACTGATCGTGAAATCACCTTAAAGCTATATAAATATCACAACCATGAAGAAAGGTTCATGGAACATTTCTCAAAATATCCAAATGTAAAATTTGAATTGTGCGACACCTACGAAGAAACCGTAAGGGATAGTGATTTGATTATCTCTGCAGTAACAAGAGCTACAGAAGATTTCGCTGCTGATGAATGCTATAAAGAAGGAGTTACCATCATCCCTATCATGACTTTAGGATTCCAGAACTGTGACCTGTTCTTTGATAAGGTATTTACTGATGAAATTGAACAGATCCGTGGCTTCAAATACTTCAATGAATTCAAGTCAATTGCAAACAATACTGATGTATTGCTAGGTGAAGCAGAAGGCAGAACCAACGATAAGGAAAGAATATTGGTCTATAACTATGGTTTAGCCATTCACGATTTATACTTCGCTGCTCAATTCTATAAAAATTCATTAGATGAAGAAAAGGAAATTGAATACGAATACTGCAAAGAAAAATTCTTCATGTAA
- a CDS encoding Gfo/Idh/MocA family oxidoreductase produces the protein MKKIITYGTFDLFHKGHYNILKRAKEYGDYLIVGVTGENYDIGRGKLSVHDTLATRIENVKNTGLVDEIIVEEYLGQKIGDIIKYDIDAFVIGDDWVGKFDHLSRYCNMVYLERTKGISSTQLREETFENYDIGIITDEIDDNELVKEAKLVNGFQVKNVFSDDKKILDAFQERYNVENEFENLNEMIEQSDIVYIHCAIEKRFNYIRKVLNAGKHVIYDSPATFKSNELEELINLAKEKNVILMENIKMVHIYVFNQLLWMTQGGLIGDILSFNCSISKDDENRSNLFYDLSALTLLPMLKIMGQDYENADFKVTKEGDEIEFASMNFVYPNGRAVINVGNVVRVDNQLEIIGTKGTIRMRGNWWRSKNFSLHKPGEVDAELYNTNFEGNGFKYLIKAMSTMLKNNRIESMGVFEDESIKIVEILEKVKNTQN, from the coding sequence ATGAAGAAGATTATTACATATGGAACATTCGATTTATTTCACAAAGGACACTATAATATTCTAAAAAGGGCAAAGGAATATGGAGATTATTTAATTGTCGGTGTTACTGGAGAAAATTACGACATTGGCCGTGGAAAATTAAGCGTTCACGACACACTTGCAACAAGAATCGAAAATGTGAAAAACACTGGCTTGGTTGATGAGATCATCGTTGAGGAGTATCTCGGCCAAAAAATCGGTGACATAATCAAATACGACATTGATGCCTTTGTAATCGGTGATGACTGGGTTGGAAAATTTGACCATTTGTCAAGATACTGCAATATGGTATATCTTGAAAGGACAAAAGGCATCTCAAGCACCCAACTTAGGGAAGAAACCTTTGAAAATTATGATATAGGTATTATCACCGATGAAATAGATGACAATGAATTGGTGAAGGAAGCAAAATTGGTAAATGGTTTTCAGGTAAAAAATGTTTTTAGTGATGATAAAAAGATATTGGATGCTTTCCAAGAAAGATACAATGTGGAAAATGAATTTGAAAACTTAAATGAAATGATTGAACAGTCAGACATTGTCTATATTCACTGCGCTATTGAAAAGAGATTTAATTATATCAGAAAGGTTTTGAATGCAGGCAAGCATGTCATCTACGATTCACCTGCTACATTCAAATCCAATGAACTGGAAGAATTAATTAATCTGGCAAAGGAAAAAAATGTAATATTGATGGAAAACATCAAGATGGTTCATATCTATGTATTCAATCAATTGCTATGGATGACTCAAGGTGGTTTGATTGGAGACATATTGAGTTTCAACTGTTCCATATCCAAAGATGATGAGAACCGTTCAAACTTATTTTATGACTTAAGCGCATTGACTCTGTTGCCTATGTTAAAAATCATGGGCCAGGATTATGAAAATGCAGATTTCAAGGTTACAAAGGAAGGGGATGAAATCGAATTTGCATCAATGAACTTTGTATATCCTAATGGAAGAGCTGTAATCAATGTAGGAAATGTAGTGCGTGTTGACAACCAATTGGAAATCATTGGAACAAAGGGAACAATACGCATGAGAGGGAACTGGTGGAGAAGCAAGAACTTCTCTCTCCATAAGCCAGGAGAAGTCGATGCTGAATTGTACAATACAAACTTTGAAGGAAATGGATTCAAGTATTTGATAAAGGCAATGTCAACCATGCTGAAAAACAATCGCATTGAATCAATGGGTGTGTTTGAAGATGAATCCATAAAGATTGTTGAAATATTGGAGAAAGTGAAAAACACTCAAAACTAA
- a CDS encoding NAD(P)H-dependent glycerol-3-phosphate dehydrogenase, with protein MDKVGIIGAGSLGTALAQIVAQNVEEVYLHLRREELAEAINATHINNEYYPNTKLKENIIATTDYSDLKECKVIFISTPSSAFRFTLSALKKHIDGDAILVSTAKGIEYPSLKTMGNLIEEYFDDGYVSLSGPNFASEMVLNLATVSNIASKNKENAMKVKEVLSTPQFKVKILDDVIGLEICGVVKNINAIANGICEGMNINENARYAVLTKGFEETRKIIESVGGDSSTVGEYCGFGDLVLTSTSSESRNHTLGMLYGQRIIVDEKASGIVFEGKNSIMAIKDICEKTNTESVIVDFVYDVIIKQIPPKIAFKKLWENIED; from the coding sequence ATGGATAAGGTAGGTATTATAGGGGCAGGCAGCTTAGGGACTGCTTTAGCCCAAATAGTAGCTCAAAATGTAGAGGAAGTATATCTGCATTTAAGAAGAGAGGAATTGGCTGAAGCCATTAATGCCACCCATATCAACAACGAATATTATCCCAATACTAAACTGAAAGAGAACATAATAGCCACTACTGACTATAGTGACTTGAAGGAATGTAAAGTAATATTCATATCCACTCCATCCTCTGCATTCAGATTCACATTATCTGCCCTTAAAAAACATATTGATGGTGATGCGATTCTCGTATCAACTGCAAAGGGCATTGAATACCCTTCATTGAAAACCATGGGAAATTTGATTGAGGAATACTTCGATGATGGGTATGTCTCATTGTCCGGCCCAAACTTTGCATCTGAAATGGTTTTAAATCTTGCAACCGTTTCAAATATAGCTTCAAAAAACAAAGAGAATGCAATGAAAGTCAAGGAAGTCCTGTCAACCCCCCAATTTAAGGTAAAGATTTTGGACGATGTGATTGGCCTTGAAATCTGTGGGGTTGTGAAGAATATCAATGCAATAGCGAATGGAATCTGTGAAGGCATGAACATCAATGAAAATGCAAGATATGCCGTCCTGACAAAAGGCTTTGAGGAAACCAGAAAGATAATTGAAAGTGTAGGTGGAGATTCCTCTACAGTTGGGGAATACTGCGGATTCGGTGACCTTGTGCTCACTTCAACTTCAAGCGAAAGCAGAAATCACACATTGGGCATGCTATACGGTCAGAGAATAATTGTAGATGAAAAGGCAAGCGGAATTGTTTTTGAAGGAAAGAACTCAATTATGGCCATAAAGGACATTTGTGAAAAGACTAATACTGAAAGTGTAATAGTTGATTTTGTTTATGACGTCATTATAAAACAAATTCCTCCGAAAATTGCTTTTAAGAAATTATGGGAAAACATTGAGGATTGA
- a CDS encoding UbiD family decarboxylase, which translates to MTKDIINVIQIDEELEAEYEAAKVLRKYPKDTVMLNNVKGYDIPVVSGICNTREKIAQSLGCQVDEILYKVIDGMNNPTPVTKFIDLADEYDSKRVDLGKIPILTHYKRDGGAYITAGVVFARDPETGIQNASIHRMLVLEKNKLAIRIVPRNLYTYFQKAKDMGKDLDISIAIGMEPAILLACTTSIPIDADEMEVANRFKDGELELVTCKNGINVPEADIIFEGKILIDETAPEGPFVDLTDTYDYVREEPVIKLSKMYIKKENPMYHAILPAGFEHKLLQGMPQEPRIFAAVKNTVPTVQNVVLTEGGCCWLHAAVSVKKQTEGDGKNIIMAALAAHPSLKHVVVVDEDVDIFDPQDIEYAIATRVKGDDDIIIVPKARGSSLDPKASEIDGTTTKVGVDATKSILEPEKFERVSFSE; encoded by the coding sequence ATGACTAAAGACATTATTAACGTGATTCAAATTGACGAAGAACTTGAGGCAGAATATGAAGCCGCTAAGGTTCTTCGAAAATATCCTAAGGATACTGTAATGCTAAACAATGTAAAGGGATATGACATCCCGGTAGTATCTGGAATCTGCAATACAAGAGAAAAGATAGCACAATCCCTTGGCTGTCAAGTCGATGAGATTTTATACAAGGTGATTGATGGAATGAACAATCCCACTCCAGTGACAAAATTCATTGATCTGGCTGATGAATACGACAGCAAAAGGGTGGATTTAGGCAAGATTCCTATCCTCACCCACTATAAGCGTGACGGAGGGGCCTACATCACTGCAGGTGTCGTTTTTGCAAGGGATCCTGAAACCGGCATTCAAAATGCTTCCATTCATAGAATGCTTGTTCTTGAGAAAAATAAATTGGCTATTCGTATCGTGCCAAGGAACCTATACACTTACTTCCAAAAGGCAAAGGATATGGGAAAGGACTTAGACATTTCAATAGCCATTGGTATGGAACCGGCAATTCTTCTTGCATGCACCACTTCAATACCGATAGATGCTGATGAGATGGAAGTGGCCAACAGATTTAAAGATGGGGAATTGGAGCTCGTAACCTGCAAAAATGGAATCAATGTTCCTGAAGCGGACATAATATTCGAAGGAAAAATATTGATTGATGAAACTGCTCCTGAAGGTCCGTTTGTAGACCTGACCGACACTTATGATTATGTAAGGGAGGAGCCTGTAATAAAGCTCTCAAAAATGTACATCAAAAAGGAAAATCCGATGTATCATGCGATTTTACCTGCAGGATTTGAACATAAGCTGCTTCAAGGAATGCCGCAGGAGCCAAGAATATTCGCTGCAGTGAAAAATACCGTTCCTACCGTACAGAATGTAGTGCTTACAGAAGGGGGCTGCTGTTGGCTTCATGCAGCTGTTTCAGTGAAAAAGCAGACTGAAGGGGATGGAAAGAACATCATTATGGCAGCGCTTGCCGCACATCCATCATTGAAGCATGTTGTTGTGGTGGATGAGGATGTTGATATCTTTGACCCGCAGGATATTGAATATGCAATAGCCACCCGTGTAAAGGGTGATGATGACATAATAATTGTACCTAAGGCAAGAGGTTCCTCATTGGATCCAAAAGCCTCTGAAATTGATGGAACAACCACCAAAGTAGGTGTGGATGCTACCAAATCAATTTTAGAACCGGAGAAATTTGAAAGAGTGAGCTTTAGTGAATAG
- the purE gene encoding 5-(carboxyamino)imidazole ribonucleotide mutase produces MIPKVMIILGSASDKEIALKSIKILEKLQIPYSLKVASAHRTHDKVKRLVMDATNLGVEVFIGIAGLAAHLPGAIAAYTHRPVIGVPVDGAIGGLDALYACVQMPFPTAVTTVGINRGDNAAILAGEIIASYDNEVAERISALRVEYQEKVEAGEKELIESLEGEFFKKDFLADEHYEKMEFEELDDTPDVMILAGSYSDMEIAKNVAILLERMKIEYKLDYISPIRHAKDFESYMSKRNNAKIFIAISGLSALVAGSVVALTEKPVIGVPCSKKLDGQDALLTMANMPPGVPVGTVGIDNGRNAAIVAGEILAISDKQIEENLKWIKYKNADL; encoded by the coding sequence ATGATTCCTAAAGTCATGATAATTCTTGGAAGTGCTTCTGATAAGGAAATAGCTCTAAAGTCAATAAAAATATTGGAAAAACTTCAAATCCCATATAGTCTAAAGGTTGCTTCCGCTCATAGAACCCATGATAAGGTCAAAAGGCTTGTTATGGATGCAACTAATCTTGGTGTTGAGGTTTTCATAGGAATTGCAGGCCTTGCCGCTCACCTGCCAGGTGCAATAGCCGCATACACCCATAGGCCAGTCATTGGAGTTCCCGTTGACGGTGCGATCGGAGGTCTCGATGCACTCTATGCCTGTGTGCAAATGCCTTTCCCTACAGCAGTGACAACCGTTGGAATAAATAGGGGGGACAATGCTGCAATACTTGCCGGTGAAATCATCGCAAGCTATGACAATGAAGTGGCGGAAAGAATCTCTGCATTGCGTGTGGAATATCAGGAAAAGGTTGAAGCGGGTGAAAAGGAGCTTATTGAAAGCCTTGAAGGAGAATTCTTCAAAAAGGACTTTTTGGCTGATGAGCATTATGAAAAGATGGAATTTGAGGAATTGGATGACACTCCAGATGTGATGATACTTGCAGGAAGCTACTCCGATATGGAAATAGCTAAAAATGTAGCCATCTTGCTTGAAAGAATGAAGATTGAATATAAGCTGGATTACATTTCTCCAATAAGACATGCAAAGGACTTTGAATCCTATATGAGCAAAAGAAACAATGCTAAAATATTCATTGCAATAAGCGGTTTGTCCGCTCTTGTGGCGGGATCTGTTGTTGCATTGACCGAAAAGCCTGTCATTGGCGTTCCATGCTCTAAAAAATTGGACGGACAGGATGCATTGCTCACAATGGCAAACATGCCTCCGGGAGTGCCTGTCGGAACCGTTGGAATTGACAATGGAAGAAATGCGGCAATAGTTGCAGGAGAAATCCTTGCCATATCCGACAAGCAAATAGAAGAGAACTTGAAATGGATCAAATATAAAAACGCTGATTTATGA
- a CDS encoding bifunctional glycosyltransferase family 2 protein/CDP-glycerol:glycerophosphate glycerophosphotransferase, which yields MVFLSIIIPFDKPNRYLKDCLDSIAEQELNDTEVILIINGIVEDISELLSSYNDKLNISIKEFENELGVAAARNEGLKLAKGRYVYFIDSDDYLYSNALEKLVDVAHETDADFINGERVNTAYIKDRFEEQKIIREQGQLLKKDASDLEYSIKLLVGTKTTRLEILSVLHSLIKRDIIGDLSFEEDKRYLTDYKFILTVFERSNSFIGVEDAIYAKRLRDDPINAPSLNQEEKENSFLMYANAYYHVLDHLSRLIEEAHLEGNQFNEEKYEILKARITRKLLRFYFKKFSREFQISEDEEWRNENFDVMSDISQDFNIENYSYLKKKEIKALQKGNKAQLLNYIKFRSHKKHIRRIFIEPWRFKALIYRKIINKKEIQPKKLLFESFYGKYYSDSPKHLYEYLYNNHRDDFEFVWVLNKGNVEIPGNPKTVKRFSLGYYRHIATAEYYIFNTRHPRRLVKKEGQNYICTWHGTPIKRLGFDQGNLYLDNPRSKHAYRKDSSEWDYMVSPNSFTTEIYRSAFAYEGEIIESGYPRNDILYNAGSEEVKKIRESLRIPDDKKIILYAPTWRDDDYYDTASVRFNLKLDLNRLKEEFQDEYIVLLRLHYFIADNIDLSGCEDFAFNVSDYEDIAELYLISDILLTDYSSVFFDFANLRRPILFYTYDLEKYENVLRGFYIDINTEVPGPLLKTNDEVIEAINNIESIEREYEEKYDEFYNRFCHMDDGKASERIYNRIWK from the coding sequence ATGGTCTTTTTAAGCATCATAATACCTTTTGATAAGCCAAACAGATATCTCAAGGATTGCTTGGACAGCATTGCAGAACAGGAACTGAATGACACGGAAGTCATTTTGATAATAAATGGGATTGTAGAGGATATCAGCGAATTGCTCAGCAGCTATAATGATAAATTGAACATTTCAATTAAGGAATTTGAAAATGAATTGGGTGTTGCTGCAGCTCGCAATGAAGGTTTAAAATTGGCTAAAGGGAGATATGTTTATTTCATCGACAGTGATGACTATCTATACTCCAATGCTTTGGAAAAGTTAGTCGATGTTGCCCATGAAACGGATGCCGATTTCATTAATGGTGAAAGGGTAAATACAGCCTATATCAAAGATAGATTTGAAGAGCAAAAGATTATTAGAGAGCAAGGCCAGCTTCTAAAAAAGGATGCAAGTGATTTGGAATATTCAATAAAATTGCTTGTAGGCACAAAAACGACCCGATTGGAAATTTTATCTGTTTTACATTCCCTTATTAAAAGGGATATCATTGGAGATTTAAGCTTTGAAGAGGATAAGCGTTATCTCACCGATTATAAATTCATACTGACTGTTTTTGAAAGGTCCAATTCATTTATTGGAGTTGAGGATGCGATATATGCGAAGAGACTAAGGGATGATCCCATCAATGCACCGTCACTTAATCAGGAAGAGAAGGAAAACAGCTTTTTAATGTATGCCAATGCCTATTATCATGTATTGGACCATCTCTCCCGATTGATTGAAGAGGCTCATTTAGAGGGGAATCAATTTAATGAGGAAAAATATGAGATTCTTAAGGCTCGCATAACTAGAAAGCTTTTAAGATTCTACTTTAAAAAATTCTCGAGGGAATTCCAGATTAGTGAAGATGAGGAGTGGAGAAATGAAAACTTTGATGTGATGAGTGACATCTCTCAAGACTTCAACATAGAGAATTATAGCTATTTAAAGAAGAAAGAAATTAAGGCATTGCAAAAAGGAAATAAGGCACAACTTTTAAATTATATTAAATTTAGGTCTCATAAAAAACATATCAGAAGGATATTCATTGAACCATGGAGATTCAAGGCCTTAATCTATAGGAAAATAATTAATAAAAAGGAAATCCAACCTAAAAAACTGCTTTTTGAAAGCTTTTATGGAAAATATTACTCCGACAGTCCTAAGCACCTCTATGAATATTTATACAATAATCACAGGGATGATTTTGAGTTTGTTTGGGTATTGAATAAGGGCAATGTTGAAATTCCTGGAAATCCAAAAACAGTTAAGCGATTCAGCTTGGGCTATTATAGGCATATTGCCACAGCCGAATATTACATTTTCAATACAAGGCATCCAAGAAGGCTGGTCAAGAAGGAAGGCCAGAATTATATTTGCACTTGGCATGGAACCCCAATCAAAAGATTGGGCTTTGATCAGGGAAATCTTTATTTGGATAACCCCCGCAGTAAGCACGCTTATAGAAAGGATTCAAGTGAGTGGGATTACATGGTCTCTCCAAATTCTTTCACTACAGAGATTTACCGGTCAGCCTTTGCATATGAGGGGGAAATTATCGAGAGCGGGTATCCTCGAAACGACATTCTATACAATGCAGGAAGTGAAGAGGTCAAAAAGATTAGGGAAAGCCTAAGGATTCCTGATGATAAGAAAATAATCCTTTATGCACCTACATGGAGGGATGACGATTATTATGATACTGCAAGCGTAAGATTCAATCTGAAATTGGATTTGAACAGATTGAAAGAGGAATTCCAAGATGAGTACATTGTACTTTTAAGGCTTCACTATTTCATTGCAGACAATATTGACCTATCCGGTTGTGAGGATTTTGCATTCAATGTGAGCGACTATGAGGACATTGCAGAATTATATTTAATCAGCGATATATTGCTTACAGATTATTCAAGCGTATTCTTTGACTTCGCCAATCTTAGAAGGCCTATTTTATTCTATACATATGACTTGGAAAAATATGAAAATGTTTTAAGGGGATTCTACATTGATATCAATACGGAAGTTCCGGGGCCTTTGTTAAAAACCAATGATGAGGTTATTGAAGCAATTAACAATATAGAGAGCATTGAAAGGGAATACGAAGAGAAATATGATGAATTCTACAATAGGTTCTGTCATATGGATGATGGAAAGGCATCTGAACGTATTTACAATAGGATTTGGAAGTAA
- a CDS encoding glycosyltransferase: MVKISVIVPVFNCEDYIEESIGGILNQTFNDIEIICVDDGSTDSSLGMLNRMAAEDSRLKVYSQENQGSSIARNNALSKAGGDYVYFFDADDYIAEDCLEKIYCNAIANDSDIAIFYFDIYENDSFLRHCSIDLDKKFPYVDHNNFTFNYRDYMQFAFKGSSAPWFKLYKKEFLDEHDFIKFPINLNHNDVPFHIMTILNASKISFLPEYLYHYRLDNPNSISNNRQKRYDDIFSIIQIVEDYLRAEGLFDDLKKEFDFLKVNHITYQISGRPDEYFDLAKEELSAMDLSNDYLTKNMLFKANTILYSNSMEEYNYKIEINKLGKENDKLSKDNKQIKKQNKDLKSQIKKLQKQYDEILDSNSWKMTEIFRKIRHCIR; the protein is encoded by the coding sequence ATGGTTAAAATTTCAGTTATAGTGCCTGTTTTCAACTGTGAAGATTATATTGAGGAATCAATCGGCGGCATTCTTAATCAGACTTTCAATGACATTGAGATCATTTGTGTCGATGACGGGTCCACTGACAGTTCTTTAGGCATGTTAAATAGAATGGCGGCTGAGGATTCCAGGCTTAAGGTTTACAGTCAGGAAAATCAGGGATCAAGCATTGCAAGAAACAATGCCCTAAGCAAAGCCGGCGGAGATTATGTTTACTTTTTCGATGCCGATGATTACATTGCTGAAGATTGCTTGGAGAAAATATATTGCAATGCCATAGCCAACGATTCGGACATTGCCATCTTTTATTTTGACATATATGAGAATGACAGTTTCCTAAGGCACTGCAGTATAGATTTGGATAAGAAATTTCCATATGTGGACCATAATAATTTCACATTTAACTATAGGGATTATATGCAATTTGCCTTTAAAGGTTCATCAGCGCCTTGGTTTAAATTATATAAGAAAGAATTTTTAGACGAACATGATTTTATAAAGTTCCCAATCAATTTGAATCATAATGATGTGCCATTTCATATAATGACCATTTTGAATGCTTCGAAAATCTCTTTTCTTCCAGAATATCTGTATCATTATAGATTGGATAATCCAAATTCCATTTCAAACAATCGTCAAAAAAGATATGATGACATTTTTAGCATTATTCAAATAGTTGAAGATTATTTAAGGGCCGAAGGTTTATTCGATGATTTGAAAAAGGAATTTGACTTCTTGAAGGTAAATCATATAACATACCAAATATCCGGTCGGCCTGATGAATATTTTGATTTGGCTAAAGAGGAATTGTCCGCAATGGATTTAAGCAATGATTATCTTACAAAAAATATGTTATTTAAAGCCAATACCATTTTATATTCAAATTCTATGGAAGAGTACAATTATAAAATAGAAATCAATAAATTGGGAAAGGAAAATGATAAATTATCCAAGGATAACAAACAGATTAAAAAGCAAAATAAAGATCTCAAGAGCCAGATTAAAAAACTTCAAAAGCAATATGATGAAATCTTGGATTCCAATAGCTGGAAAATGACCGAAATATTTAGAAAGATAAGGCATTGTATAAGATAG
- a CDS encoding glycosyltransferase — translation MGYDFKFSVIMPIYNVEKYLSEAIDSIINQSIGFEENMELVIVDDGSPDNSKDIALKYQEKYPNNIKVLSKLNGGQASAFNLGLKHVNGKYISFVDSDDHISLNAFEEVYNFFEEHHDEVDLVSIPIFYFERRSGQHILNYKFHSARVIDLVEEPNNPQLHIASSFIKKEALEDLEFNTIINQGYDALMVNKILLNKKKLGVVNSAFYNYRKRFDNSSIMDCSKCKKEYFTHSLKNFDFNLIKHCLEREGDVPKFIQYEIAYNLQWYKGVSDFPDYFTEDEIDEFWETFHEILTYIDEDVIKDSKIIRKGYARSFLMYLKNGKEFHIDATEDESKVFLKTNNYILNNLHNHRFYIDLLEIEDGFLRFSGTFSSLCDFNSLNIEIVKTLADGTEEIYEGSNLLSSGNLMIKKFLGIDWIFKNYFDLRVPISDGEESKIDFYMVYNEDNKKVTMKNKIKFRLTCPLSDGVHHMVKGSQILSFDDDSFYIFPYSNEKFHELKREMALCHQGLSLRNEELNKRNKSLIRKNEKLKEELKEAENRNNEILNSNSWKLTEPFRKLKRMF, via the coding sequence ATGGGTTATGATTTTAAATTCTCTGTCATTATGCCTATTTATAATGTAGAGAAATATCTCTCTGAGGCGATTGATTCTATAATCAATCAATCCATTGGGTTTGAAGAGAATATGGAATTAGTGATAGTGGATGATGGAAGTCCTGATAATTCCAAGGACATTGCATTGAAGTATCAGGAGAAATATCCCAATAACATCAAAGTTTTGTCCAAATTGAATGGGGGCCAGGCAAGTGCATTCAATTTAGGATTAAAGCATGTCAATGGGAAATATATTAGTTTTGTTGATAGTGATGACCACATATCTTTAAATGCTTTTGAAGAGGTTTATAATTTCTTTGAAGAGCATCATGATGAGGTTGACTTGGTTTCTATCCCAATATTCTATTTTGAAAGAAGATCCGGTCAACATATCCTAAATTATAAATTTCATTCTGCAAGAGTCATAGATTTGGTTGAGGAACCCAATAATCCCCAATTACATATTGCCTCTTCATTTATAAAAAAAGAAGCATTGGAAGATTTGGAATTTAACACAATAATAAATCAGGGATATGACGCCTTAATGGTCAATAAAATATTATTGAATAAGAAAAAACTTGGGGTTGTCAATTCTGCTTTTTACAATTATAGAAAAAGATTTGATAATAGTTCCATAATGGATTGCTCCAAATGCAAAAAGGAATATTTCACTCACTCATTGAAGAACTTCGATTTTAATCTTATTAAGCATTGTTTGGAAAGAGAGGGTGACGTTCCTAAATTTATACAGTATGAAATTGCCTATAATCTCCAATGGTATAAGGGAGTTTCTGATTTTCCAGATTACTTTACTGAAGATGAAATAGATGAATTTTGGGAAACTTTCCATGAAATTTTAACATATATAGATGAGGATGTTATCAAGGATTCTAAAATTATTAGAAAAGGATATGCCAGATCTTTTTTAATGTATTTGAAAAATGGTAAGGAATTCCATATAGATGCCACTGAAGATGAATCCAAGGTTTTCTTGAAAACCAATAATTACATACTGAATAATCTGCATAATCATAGATTCTATATTGATCTTTTAGAGATTGAAGATGGGTTTTTAAGATTTTCAGGGACTTTTTCCAGCTTATGTGACTTTAATAGTTTGAACATTGAAATTGTAAAAACCCTTGCCGATGGAACTGAGGAAATTTATGAGGGAAGCAATCTCCTTTCATCCGGAAATCTAATGATAAAAAAATTTTTAGGCATAGATTGGATTTTTAAGAATTATTTTGATTTAAGAGTTCCCATATCTGATGGAGAAGAATCAAAAATCGATTTTTACATGGTTTACAATGAAGACAATAAAAAGGTGACAATGAAAAATAAGATTAAATTCAGACTTACTTGTCCATTGTCTGATGGTGTTCATCATATGGTAAAGGGCTCTCAAATTCTATCCTTTGATGATGATTCTTTTTATATCTTCCCTTATTCAAATGAGAAATTTCATGAGTTGAAGCGAGAGATGGCCTTATGCCATCAAGGGCTTTCTCTAAGAAATGAAGAGCTGAATAAAAGAAACAAGTCTTTAATTAGGAAAAATGAAAAACTTAAGGAAGAGTTAAAAGAGGCTGAAAATAGGAATAATGAGATTTTAAATTCCAATAGCTGGAAATTGACCGAACCTTTCAGAAAACTCAAGAGAATGTTTTAA